A window of the Brassica napus cultivar Da-Ae chromosome A2, Da-Ae, whole genome shotgun sequence genome harbors these coding sequences:
- the LOC106380347 gene encoding uncharacterized protein LOC106380347, with the protein MACKFLCHLITFAIITFVVQGLCGLDNVTLKQSKSGMVQNKPVWKVTLMNPCRCPLTNLKLSCTGFQSVVPVDTLTKTGDVCLLKKDILGTFVFTYVWDTSFELKVISGTIKFKVVNGTITGCT; encoded by the exons ATGGCTTGCAAATTTCTTTGCCACCTAATCACCTTCGCCATCATCACCTTCGTCGTCCAAG GATTATGTGGACTTGATAACGTTACTCTGAAACAATCCAAGTCCGGAATGGTTCAGAACAAACCAGTGTGGAAAGTGACATTGATGAACCCATGTAGATGCCCACTCACTAACCTAAAGTTGTCGTGCACTGGTTTCCAATCGGTTGTACCCGTTGATACGTTGACAAAAACTGGCGATGTGTGTCTTCTCAAAAAAGATATACTTGGAACCTTCGTTTTCACATACGTATGGGACACTAGCTTCGAGCTCAAGGTCATTAGTGGGACTATTAAGTTCAAGGTCGTTAATGGGACGATCACTGGTTGTACATGA